A stretch of DNA from Candidatus Neomarinimicrobiota bacterium:
AGAGTTAAGCGATCAAACACTTAACTCTGTTGGTTTAGAGTCAACACTGTCAATATTCAGAGTTTTAATTCTCAACTCCAAAGAATGTTTCCAATTCCAAATTGAGCTGTTGCCATTCCTCTTCACTTTCATCAGAAATAGTAAAATACTTCACTTTTTTCCCAGCGGCCTTTAGGGCTTTCTGAATCTTGCTATTCTTTTCAATTTGATCTTTATTGCTTATACCATTTATGGATATGCTAATGATCTCGTCGGCATGCTTTATAGCCAGCCCCAGGAGATTATCCTCATATCCTGCATAATCTTCTGGTTCCAGGCCTGCCATTTCGTATTGCTTTGCACCCACCTTGCCCATCTCTTCTATATTGACAAGATTCAAGACTGTCTTCATATCTGTGAAGAATTCTTCTTCCGCATAAACAGTTTTAAACAGTACGGGGACCATGGCAGTGGTCCAGTCATTACATAGGATATAATCTGGTTGCCAGTAGAGATAAGTTAGATTCTCGATAGCTATTTTTGAAAAGTAGAAATACTTCTCAGCATTTCTTTGATTGTATCGATTTTCAGCCACTTTGTATAATGTTTTATTTTTGCCACCAAAATATGGTTGATATTCCATAAAATAGACTTGAACACGTGTGGAAGGGACAAAGGCTGACTTTGCAGCGCCAAATCCAACTTCACCTTTATACTCTACTTCAATCTCTTTGAGGCGAATCACTTCACGAATCACATATCGACGTTCACTGACAAAACCATACCG
This window harbors:
- a CDS encoding glycogen/starch synthase → MPTKIYYLSSEVAPFSEATDLAKISNKVPTHFQEKKQDFRIFTPRYGFVSERRYVIREVIRLKEIEVEYKGEVGFGAAKSAFVPSTRVQVYFMEYQPYFGGKNKTLYKVAENRYNQRNAEKYFYFSKIAIENLTYLYWQPDYILCNDWTTAMVPVLFKTVYAEEEFFTDMKTVLNLVNIEEMGKVGAKQYEMAGLEPEDYAGYEDNLLGLAIKHADEIISISINGISNKDQIEKNSKIQKALKAAGKKVKYFTISDESEEEWQQLNLELETFFGVEN